The following nucleotide sequence is from Rattus rattus isolate New Zealand chromosome 7, Rrattus_CSIRO_v1, whole genome shotgun sequence.
ACGAGCACAAAAATCACCGCACCCCCGATCAAGCCCGCGAGCAGAAAAGGGGACCCCATGGTGTGGGAAGTTGTTTGCTCATGGCTAGACGCAGTGTTGCTGCCATTGTTGAAATAAGAGGCGTGGGTGGTGGCCTCGGAACAGATGGTATCTTCCACAGTGCGGTAGTTGAACGCGTCCAGTGGCACTAAACAAATCCTGTACGTGGATCTGGGCTCTAAATTAACCAAGCTCAGGTGCTGCTTCTCACCGCTGACAATGCGTTCCTGAACGATTCCCCCTACGAGACTGTGGCCCATTTTCACCCACGTCAGTTTGTAGGCCATCACCGTAAAGAGAGACAGCCAGCTGACTTGAATTGAAGTATCATTAACGAAGTGGATGGAAAGTTGGATCCTTTCAGAAATAGGTGGGGTCGCTCTTTCTCTGCCATCCCAGTCTGGGATGGTGGGAAGTTTGGATGGGGTAGGAGCTGGAGGCACCGAGCCTCTGCTGGGGCTTGGAACAGAGACAGTGGGAGACTGAGTTGTTGGAGACACTGTACTGGGAGCTGGGGTAAAGACAGGTAGGCCGGGAGTCGTGGTGGGACAAGACAAGAGATTCATATTCAACTCCCTGACAGCCATCCCCCGGACTTGCTCGGGACCTTGGCACATGAAACCACGCACATTGAGAGAAGAAGGGATATATTTGAGCCATTCGGTGACCCATTTAATGCTGCAGTCGCAAAACCAAGGGTTATTCCGAGCGGTGAGTTGTttcaggttggagagatgatCGAAGACTCCTTGAGTTAGCATTCGTAGCTGGTTATTGGATATATCGAGCCTTTCCAGCTTACGGAGGTTTGCGAAGGCTGTCAATGGGATATGGTTTATCTGGTTATCCTGTAAGTAGAGCCTGATCAGATGCGTACCTGGGAGGTCGGGAGGCGGGTGGGAGAGCGAGTTCCGGACTATGGAAAATTCCTTGAGCTTGGTGAGATGGCTGAAGGTACCGTCAGCGATGCCCTTGTTGGTCAGGAGATTCCCATCCACGATCAGACGCTCCAAGCTTGTGAGGTTCTGAAAGGCCATGTCTGAAATGACCGCGATTCGGTTTTCATCCACTCTCAGCTCTTGCAAGTCTACGGGGAGCCCAACAGGCACGCTACTCAAGTGATTCTTTGATAAAAACAACAGTTTGAGGCTTATCGCCTCCCGGAAGGCCCCGTCTTCCACTCCCACTGTAGATATGGAGTTGTCATCTAGGTGTAGTTCTTCCAGCTTGAGGAGCTGAGCAAGAGCAGCCCGCGAGATGGTCTGAATGTTGTTTTCCTGCAGATGGAGAACTCTGACGTTCTTGGGGAGGTTCATGGGGAATTCATCCAGTTGGTTGCCGTAAAGGTAGACCGTGTGCACTGACTGTACGTTGTGCAGCTCTGCAGGAAATCCAGCATTATTAATTTGGTTGTTGTGGAGGTAGAGTACGGTTACGCCCTCCGGGATCCCAAGAGGCACTGAGGTCAAGCTTCTCTCATTACAGTAGACAAAGTTCCTGTCACATCGGCACACACTAGGGCAGGCCAGGAGTTTTGACACATGTGAGTACAGTCCCAGGGACATGATGAGCCAAAATTTTAGAACAAAAGTCCCATGGCTGGGCCACTTTGCAGTCTGCAGGCCcatttctgaagaaaagaaataaaatactaagTGATATgggggggaaaaaatcaaaaacaaaagcgcaacaaacaatagcaaaaacCAGAAAGCAAAATCCAAATGACTGGACCAGGTTCTGTCAAAGTCTAGCACTTCTGTTAGAGGAAATGATCCGAGGGACAATGGTAAAACAATCTTTCTGATGTTTTCAGTCTGATCTCCCTAGGTTGCCCTCACGAAGTGGTCCTCCTTGTGCAAAATGACTCAACAGGAAGAATTTTCAACACAAGCAAAGCGTGATGCCAAGTACTGTCAAGAGAAGTCCCGCCAGGCAggcaaatcttccttcttctataatgAGTCAGGCCAGGGTAGAGCAGCCTAGGAATTTCTTGGTTAAGCAGAGTCTGTAATCTgttgtagaaaagaaaacagaagagtcaGTAAGTGTTGTAAAGGAAGAAGCACTTGCTACATCTAAGCCCTGGAGCAAAACGATGACGGAGGCACTAGGAGCCAGGTTGGCATGAGGTGGCATTTGAAGTGAAAACAGTTTAGTTTGAAAGTTTAAGAGTGAATGGaattgttgcagggagggcagtaatgggggaggatggggaggggaacacccatatagaaggggaggaggaggggctagggggatgttggcctggaaaccgggaaagggaataacacttgaaatgtaaataaatacccaatttaataaagatgaaaaaaagaaataaatgtttattgtacAAAATCTTCCAAAGGAGATGGGACTGAAACAATGGGGAGATCATTGAAAAATCCTAGGGAAAGTCTATAACCCAATCAGTATTTCCTGATATCTATCTGCATATACTGAAAGGCAGGTGCAAATGACACATTGTTGGATATGTGGTGTCTGTAATGACTAGTTGAAAGCTCTACTGTTTTAGATGGTGGTCTGGAAATGACAGGAAGCCCTACAGAATTATCAATGCAAAACGGGTACTAAGCCATTTTAAAATGCATCCTTCTTAAGAAATTCTCCCAAATATGttgtattcctaaatatagttAACATGTAAAATTTAAGATATGGTAAGAGCACTGAAAATCTCTAAGTTTCTATCTCCTGCAAAATGTATTTCCACATTCTAGTACAAAATAGTGTTTGTGCCTAGTCGAGAATTCCAGAGGATGCACTATAAAGGTCAGGGGGGAAGGTAAGAAGAGAATAAGGGTACCATGAGACAAATTCTTCCACTTTTtcctatgaacacacacacacatgtacagggaATAATTATCTCCCTTTATGATAGTTAATATCATAACTACACACAACTAGTATCACTAAAAACATCACATATTTTTCATCTGATAACTGGAAGAAACATAGCTCaagaaggaaggcaaagaaaTCTCTTTtctacaccccaccccccacacacaccattttcTCCCTGTAGAATAGTTTAAACGTGTTACTCAGGAGATGAACCAAACAGCAGTACCAGGCAAATTTCGACTTAGACATTCCCTCCCTTGGAATCTCTAGCTATAAAAAAAGATAGGCAATTGTGATTGTCCTATGTGTTGCCAGTCTCAAAAATGAGAATGAATTTTGCTTCGATGGGACCACCTTCCAGTGGGAGAGCACTTCTTGCCTTTACGGAAGGACTTTTGCCAattttggaaggagagaagctgcAATTAAGACAGTCAGTGTAACCCACGGATAGCACTCATGCCTTCTTTGCTCCACAATGTTTTTCATCTGTTTTTAGATAGAGAGGGAAAGAAGTTAATTGAAAGGTGACAGATTTGATTTCCCTAACATGACAGGACATGACTGGCTGTAAGGTCCTCAATTCTCACCAACAGGGAGATTGGAAGAACTGGTATCCACAGCAAAGAGATTCTGTTTGAAACTATTTCCTTAGCTCTCTTTAgacttaaaatttataatttgaaaGTAAAAAGGAGTACTGTCAGTGTTACCTAAGTGTCAAATGCAGTATACACTTATTCTGAAATTTAAAGGTGAAAACAAACTTTACAAAAACAAGCGAACAAATAAAAGACATCAGAAAAGGCCTTGGAGCACAAACATATTAGAactttataatatataatcaatTATTAGAATGTAAAACTCCTTGGAACCTTTGAAGCAAGAAGGATGTTTTCAGAAGGGTTATGATCCCTTTTCCAAACAAAATCTATCTTAATTAAATAGCAGGCTGTTGAGGTTGTAGAGAGGGCTAGAATGGTAAAATCCTCAAAGCACATGCACAAGAACTCGATTTTGGATCTCCAGAATCTATGTAAAAAGCTGGTAGATCATTAAACATCTATAGTCCCAACACAGCTGCTGTAGAGACTGGAGGAAGCCTGAAGTTTGCTGGCAATGAATTGCAGAACGATCTCAGTGAGAACAAGAAGAGTGTCTCAAGAGAACAAGAAGAGTGTTTGAAAAAGATTCAGAATTTCaacttctggcttctacacatacatatatgcatgcaaaagtatatgtacacacaggcaaacacaaatGGACACATTAACaagtaaatacatacacacaaaatataactATTCACAAGTATGTTTAGTCACTGACTCTGAGACATTCCTTTCAGAAGAAAATCTCTCTATATGCTTAAAGATtatataaatcacacacacacacacacacacacacacacacacacacacacatacacacacacacccttggtgCCATACTTAGCATAACTTGAAAATAGTCTTAGTGATTCCTTATTACCTTTTACTCTAGTGGTTTTCTCAGCAGCATGAGTCTGACATGGGTTG
It contains:
- the Flrt2 gene encoding leucine-rich repeat transmembrane protein FLRT2; the encoded protein is MGLQTAKWPSHGTFVLKFWLIMSLGLYSHVSKLLACPSVCRCDRNFVYCNERSLTSVPLGIPEGVTVLYLHNNQINNAGFPAELHNVQSVHTVYLYGNQLDEFPMNLPKNVRVLHLQENNIQTISRAALAQLLKLEELHLDDNSISTVGVEDGAFREAISLKLLFLSKNHLSSVPVGLPVDLQELRVDENRIAVISDMAFQNLTSLERLIVDGNLLTNKGIADGTFSHLTKLKEFSIVRNSLSHPPPDLPGTHLIRLYLQDNQINHIPLTAFANLRKLERLDISNNQLRMLTQGVFDHLSNLKQLTARNNPWFCDCSIKWVTEWLKYIPSSLNVRGFMCQGPEQVRGMAVRELNMNLLSCPTTTPGLPVFTPAPSTVSPTTQSPTVSVPSPSRGSVPPAPTPSKLPTIPDWDGRERATPPISERIQLSIHFVNDTSIQVSWLSLFTVMAYKLTWVKMGHSLVGGIVQERIVSGEKQHLSLVNLEPRSTYRICLVPLDAFNYRTVEDTICSEATTHASYFNNGSNTASSHEQTTSHTMGSPFLLAGLIGGAVIFVLVVLLSVFCWHMHKKGRYTSQKWKYNRGRRKDDYCEAGTKKDNSILEMTETSFQIVSLNNDQLLKGDFRLQPIYTPNGGINYTDCHIPNNMRYCNSSVPDLEHCHT